One Euzebyales bacterium DNA segment encodes these proteins:
- a CDS encoding cyclic nucleotide-binding domain-containing protein, with translation MPTRRNTKIDALRRVPLFADLTDKQLHGIEAFVDEVEVDAGRVLVDQEGFGNELLIVVDGTAEVTRDGRHIADLGPGEAIGEIALLDGKPRTATVTAKEPMTLVTVSKRAFDTVLDRVPGLPHALLRTLAARLREADLVAYDR, from the coding sequence GTGCCGACGAGAAGGAACACGAAGATCGACGCGCTGCGGCGGGTGCCTCTCTTTGCGGACCTCACCGACAAGCAGCTCCACGGGATCGAGGCCTTCGTCGACGAGGTCGAGGTCGACGCCGGCCGGGTCCTGGTCGATCAGGAGGGCTTCGGTAACGAACTGCTGATCGTCGTGGACGGCACGGCGGAGGTCACGCGGGACGGTCGACACATCGCGGACCTTGGTCCGGGCGAGGCCATCGGCGAGATCGCGCTGCTGGACGGCAAGCCCAGAACGGCGACGGTCACCGCCAAGGAACCGATGACACTGGTCACCGTGAGCAAGCGGGCCTTCGACACGGTGCTCGATCGGGTGCCGGGACTCCCCCACGCGCTGCTGCGCACGCTGGCGGCCCGCCTGCGTGAAGCCGATCTCGTCGCGTACGACAGGTAG